A stretch of DNA from Candidatus Eisenbacteria bacterium:
TGGACGAACTCCAACCGACGGGGTTGGAGAGTCACGATCCTGTCGCTTCGCATCGCCATCCTCCACCACGCATCGAGCACGACGGAGGAAGAACCGTCTCAGGAATCCGTGGTACAAATGGTCTACTGGCGGAGCGGAGCCGCCTCAGGCCAAAGTCTTTCGCTCTCAACGACTTGAGGAGATCCTGGCGTGAGAATCCTCCTCGCGGGGTGCCGCGACTACTTGCTGACGAAATCGGACGACGTCCTCGCGTCGGCTCTTCGGCGCCGCGGGGTCGAGACCGTCGCATCGCCTTGGGACGAGATCCACGCGGACCGTCTGGAGAAGGGGGATCTCGTCTGCATCCGCTCGACGTGGGACTACTTCCTGGGCAGGGCGGAGGAGTTCCGTCGCTGGATCGAGTCGTTCTCCCGGAACCCGGAACGCCTCGTGAATCCACCCGACACCGCGCTCTGGAATCTCGACAAGATCTATCTGCGCGAGCTTCACGCTGCGGGCGTGCCCATTCCCGAGACTCGCTGGATCGAGTCCGTCGAGGACGGCGCGCTGGGAGCGACGCTGAAGGACGCGGGATGGGATCTCGCCGTCGTGAAACCGCGCGTGGCGGGAGGCGGGCATGGCACCTACCGGGTAGGGCCGGACACCAAGCTGACGGACAAGGAACGGGTGCCCGCCTACGCGAGCGGCGCGCTCGTCCAGGAGTACGTGACGGAGATCGAGTCGCGAGGGGAGATCTCTCTCATGTACCTCGCGGGGAAGTTCAGCCACGCGATCGTGAAGCGGACCTCGAGCGGTGACTTCCGCGTGCAGTCCCAGTTCGGCGGCACGATCGAGCGGATCGAGGCGGGTCCGCCGCTCCGGGAGTTCGGGGCCGAGGTGCTCCGCCGTGCCGCTCGCCCGTGGGTCTATGCCCGGGTGGATCTGGTGGAACGGGCCACGGGTCCGGTGCTCATGGAGCTGGAGATCCTGGAGCCGGACCTCTTCTTCACCCAGGAGCCTCGAGCCGCGGAGGTCCTCGCCGGGGAGCTGATCGCCCTGGCTGGGCGATAGAGCCTGCCGGCCCTGGCTCGCCCCGCCTCCTCGCCTCTTGAGCGATCTCCTCCGAGGCGTATGCTCAAGGTCCGGGCAATCGCGTGGGACGCCCGAGATCTCCCCCACCAGGAGGCGCTCCATGGCCAGGCAGACCTATGATGCGATCGTCGTCGGCGCCCGCTGCGCCGGCTCCCCGACCGCCATGCTCCTCGCGCGGAAGGGCTACAAGGTTCTTCTCGTCGACAAGGCGACCTTCCCGAGCGACACGATCTCGACCCACCTGATTCATCCGCCGGGCGTGGCGGCACTTCGGCGATGGGGTCTCCTCGACCGGGTCGTCGGAACCGGTTGTCCACCCATCGACACCTATATGTTCGACTTCGGGCCCTTCAGGATCGAGGGAAAGCCCGGCACCCCGGAGAGCCCAATCTCCTATGGACCTCGCAGGACCGTCCTCGACAAGCTCCTCCTGGACGCAGCCGCCGAAGCCGGCGCCGAGGTGCGTGAGGAGTTCCTGGTCGAGGACGTCGTGCGCGAGGACGGGCGGGTGACCGGAATCCGTGGGCGTGGGAAGGGCATTCAGTCGGTCACGGACCACGCCCGCGTCGTGGTGGGAGCCGATGGCCGCCATTCGCTCGTTGCGAAGGCAACGAAACCCGAGCAGTACCAGGAGAAACCACAGCTACTCGCCGCGTACTACACGTATTGGAGCGGCCTCCCCATGAACGGCCGCTTCGAAGCCTACATCCGGGACCACTGTTCCTTTGCAGTCTGGCCCACGAACGACGGCATGACCCTCGTGATCGCCGGGTGGCCCTATTCCAAGTTCGAGGAGAACAAGAAGGACGTCGAGGGGAGCTACCATCGCGTGATCGACCAGGCGCCCGCCTTCGCGGAGCGGCTGCGCGGCGCGAGGCGCGAGGAGCGATTCGTTGGAACGGCTGTTCCCGGCTACTTCCGGAAGCCGTATGGGCCAGGCTGGGTGCTCGTCGGAGACGCGGGGTACAACAAGGACTTCATCACGGCCATGGGCATGACGGACGCGTTCCTGCAGGCCGAGCAGTGCGCGAGCGCCCTGGACGACTCGTTTGCGGGGACGCGCTCCTTCGACGCGGCGATGGGCGAGTATCAGGCGTCCCGCGACCGGCACGCGATGCCGATCTACGAGTTCACCTCGCAGCTCGCGAGCCAGGAGCCCCCTCCGCCGCACGTGCAGCAGCTCTTCGCGGCGGTATCCCGCCATCGGGAGTCGATGGACGCGTTCGCCAGGGTGAACTCGGGAGTGCTCTCCCCGGCCGAGTTCTTCTCGCCCGAGAACATCGAGCGGATCTTCGCGGCGACGGAGGATGAACGGTCCGCGACTCGAGCCTGATCGGTCGGGGCGTATGGGCGTGAGCCGATGCGCATCCACCGTGCGACGGCTGATTCCCTGGAATCAATCGCGCATCGGGACGGGGCGCAGTCGCACCTTCGCCTTTCGAGCGACCTCGGCGCTCTCCGAATCTCCAGGCCGTATCCGCTGCAGTCGCTCGGCCATGTGGAGCGCCTGCGCGTAGAGCTCGCTGCCGTAGAACATCGCCATCCACGTGCGGAGCGCATCGGCATCGTCGGGTGAGATACCGAAAGCCCAGTACGCGGTGGAGTCGAGTTCCGGGAGGCGGGTCGGCTGGGCCAGGACTCTCGCGATCGCGTCCAGGGCTTGTTCCCGAGGCATCGGCCGCGCGTCCACCACGAGGCGCTCCGCCCGCTCCCCCTCACCCGCGTGCGCCAGCGCCATCGCCGCGAGCCTGAGGTCCTGCGAACGAACGAGCGGGATTTCGCGCTCGGCGAGCGTTCCGAGGATCCGCGCGGAGCGCTCCGCCTCTCCGCTCGCGGCAAGTCCGCGCGCGTAGGTTCGGATCACCATCCGGACCTCGTTCTCGTCGACGGGACCCGCGGCGCTCGCGCGGTACTCCAGCCGGTCGGGCAGGATTTCGACCACGCGCCGGTCGCCGGTGACGCGAACGAGGATCTCGCTCGGCCGCCCGGGAAGCCGGCGTTCGGGCGGTAGCGTGCGCAGCGTCGGATCGTCATACCAGACCCTCGGCGCCTGGCTGTCGATCAGCGTCCCGTGGATTCCGAGCATTCCGCTGGAAGCCACCGAGGCCAGGATCTGGGATCCGCGCGGAAGCGAGGGATGGAGCCTTCGGAAGCCCTGCTCCACCGTTCGGACGGCGCGTCCTCCTTCGAGAAAAGAACGCTCGTTCAGGATTCCGCTGCTCGAGTCCATCCCCCGCGTCACGATCCCCATCGCCAGCCAGGCGGCAACGAGCGCGAGCGCGGGGGCCTGGGGCAGGCGGGCGCACAAGGTGCCCGCGATCACGGCGACCCCCACCGCGGGCAGGCACGCGTAGTACGCGACCCAGCGATGGATGACGAGGGAAGGCAGGATGACGCCGGGGATCGCGATCATCAGTCCGACAACGATCACACGCTGCGTGGAGACCGGGCCCCGGGCAGGACCGAGCGAGCGATTGGCCCCGACGAGACCTCCGAGCGCGACGAGCGCGGCCACCGCGCCACAGGCGACGGTGCCCTCCGGAACTCCGCGTACCGGAGCGACCAGAGGAACGTTCACGAGCGCTCCCAGATACCCTCGAAGGTGATGCTCCGAGATCGCGGGATTTCGGAATCCGACGTAGCGAGACATGCTGTCCTCCGCCGGCGCGAGCGCGGTCGGGAGGCCGGGATGGAGAACGGCCCAGGCGACGGCAAGCGCTCCGAATCCGACCAGCGCGGAGCCTACGCGCGACCTCTCTCGCCCGACGATCGTGTCCCAGAAGATCAGCACGGGCAACGCGACGAGGATCGACTCCTTGGAGAGGAGACCCGCCGCGGCGGCGGCAACGGACCACACGATGCGTCCTCGATGGCGCAGGTGGAGCGAGACGAGCAGGAAGGCGATCGCGAGGAGGTCCTGTGATCCGCTGGCCCATGCCACGAGACCGGGTAGCGTCCCCAAGGCCGCGAAGAAGAGGCCCGAGAGGATCCCGGCCCGCTGCCCCGCCAGATCGCTCACGAGCAACGCCAGCAGCACGGTGGAGATCACGACGAGCAGGAGATTCACGAGGTGCGCGAGGATCGCCCCCGACGTGCCGAACGGGACGAGCGCCAGGAAGTAGAGGCCCTGCGCGATCGGCCGGTAGAAGGCGGACCCCGGTGTGTGCGCGAGCGCCGCGACGAACCCGTCCTGGGCGCGGGTGAGGAAGAGATAGTCGTCCCAGAAATAGGGCACGCCCACGCACGGCAGCGACAGAACGAGGGCGACGGCGGCCGGTATCCGCGCCAGCGCCGTCGCCCTCGCGACTCTCATCGAGGTTCGGTCAGGTCGACCGCTAGCGTCCCGGCGCCGCCGACGTCGCTCCCTTGCCCGGTTCCTTCCCCACCGCGACGCGCGTGTACGTGTTCGGATCGAAGTACTTCTTCGCCACGGCGAGCACCTGCTGCGGGGTCACCTGGCGCACCATCTCCGGATACCGCTCCGTGAACTCGTAGCCGAGCCCGGACGCCTCGAAGTACGCGAGACGTCCCGCGATCTGATCCGAGCGCTGGGCCCCGAGATACCAGCGCGAGAGAAGCTTGTCGATCGACTTCTTCATCTCCTCCGCGGGGATCGGGCCGCCGAACGTCCGGTTGATGTCCGCGAGCACGCCGCCCGAGGCCATGTCGAAATTGGCGGGCGTGACACCCATCTCGTTCTGCGCCGAGGACTGGCCCATGCGGTCCTGCATGTAGAACCAGGAGCGATAGGCCACTCCCTTCTCGTAGACGTACTTGAAGAAGACCTTGTCCCCCATGAGCGCGACCGCCGCGCGGAGCGGCACGTAGTCGGGATCGCGCACGGAGCAGGTGAGCCAGCCGGTGTTGTAGGTCACCTGCTCCTGATCCTTGTCCACGAAGACGGGACGCTTCTCCTTCGCGGGCTCGTCCCGCACCTCTCCGACCGTGACCGGCACGCCCTTCTTCAGAGATCCGAAGCCGCGGCGCGCCATCTCCAGAACGTGATCGGAGTCGAAGTCGCCGGCCACCGAGATCACGAGGTTCGAGCCGGCGAACATCGTCTGGTACGCCTTCTTCAGATCCGCGACCTGGATCCTCGGGATCGACGTCTCGTCCCCATTGGGCGGATTCCGGTACGGAGAGCTCTTGTAGAGCGCCTCCGCGAATTCGAGATTCGTCAGCTCGAAGGGCCGGTCGCCGATGCTCTTCGCCTGGCGGATCAGATCCTCGCGAACCTTGGCCACCTCGGAAGCAGGGAACGTGGGTCTCGTCGCGACGTCACGGAAGATCTCCCACGACTTGTCGAGGTTCTCCGCGGGAGCCTGCCATCCGATCGACGCATAGTCGGGCGTTCCCAGCGTCGTGAGGCGCATGCCCAGCGCGTCCGTGCGCTCCGATATCTGCTGAGCCGACATCGAGCCGGCGCCGCGTCGCAGGAGCACCGCGGCCATGTTCGACACTCCGGCGAGGCCCTCCGGCTCGATCCACTGGCCTCCACGCGCCACCAGGCTCACGGCGACGACCGGCGTCGCGTGATCCTCCTGGAGCACCAGCGTCACGCCGTTCGAGAGCACCTCGCGTCGGATCGTGCCCGTTCCCGCCCCGGAGCGCGCCGACGCGAGCGCAGGCCATCCCGCCCGCCACGGATCGAGCATCGCCTCGATCTCCTGCTTCGACGGCCCCGCGGTCCCCTCGGGACGGATCACCGAGTACGAGGCGAGGTCCGCCGCGAAGTACTGACGCGCGACGCGCTGGAGATCCTCCGCGGTCACGCTCTCGAGGAGCTTGGGCCACGCCGGCTCCATCGACACGTCCGCCATCAGCTCGAAGAGCGCGAGCCGTTCGGCGCGATCGAAGAGCGTCTGCGCGTCGAACGCGTACTGGTAGAGGAGCGACGACTTCACCCGGGACAGCTCGGCCGCCGGGATGGGCTCCATGGCCACGCGCCGGAGCTCGTCGCGCACGATCCCGAACACGCGCGCCTCGTTCTCCGGAGGCATCTGCCCGCCGATCAGGAACATGCCCGGATCGCGCCGGATTTCGAAGTCGGCGTCGATGTTCGTGACCAGGTTCTCCTTGTCCTTGAGCGCGCGATAGAGACGGGACGACGTCCCCTTCCCGAGGAGCGAAGCGAGCACGGTCAGCGCGGGCGCGTCGGGATCGGAGTAAGGCGGCATGTGGAAGCCCACGTAGGTCCACGTGCTCGGCGTCTTCATCGACTCGACGCCCATCCGGAACTCGGCCTGCGGCGCCTCGGTCTCGCCCAGCTCGAAATCGTCCTTCCCGCGCTTGTAGGGAGCGAACGCCTTCTCGAGCTTCGCCGCCATCGCCTTCGTGTCGAAGTCGCCGACCACGGCGAGGATCATCTGGTTCGGGACGTAGCGCTCGGCGTAGAAGGTGCGGAACGTGGCGAGCGAGGAGTTCTGGATCGCGTCCTTGAGGCCGATCGTGTCCCGCTTGTACGGGTGATCGCGGAACATGAGCCGCTCGATCTGATAGTAGACCTTGTAGTCGGGCCGATCCTCGCCCTGGTTGAACTCCTCCATCACGACCTGCCGCTCCCGCGAGACCTTCACCTCCGTGAGCTTCAGGTTCATCCACGCGTCCACCGAGCGCCAGATCCCCTCGTCGATGTTCGAGGTGGGCGTGGTGAAGCCGTAGCACGTGTAGTCGTTGGTCGTGTAGCCGCCGCTCTCCTCGCCCAGGCGCTGCATCTCGCGGCGGAACTCGAGCTCCTTCTGTTTCGTCGAGCCGCCCCGGAAGATGAGGTGCTCGTAGTAGTGGCTCAACCCGGAGAGGGTCGGCGTTTCGGTACGGCTCCCGCCGTTCACGAAGAGGCAGACGCCGACGAGCGGCTTGGAATGGTCTTCCTGCAGGAGGAGGCGGAGCCCGTTGTCCAGGACCTGCTGGTGAACGGGCGCGGCCGGGGCCGGCGTCTCCGCGGCGGCGGCCTTCGCGGCCTTCGAGTCCTTCGCCGGCGGGTGGACCGGAGCCGCGGTGAGGGTCGCGGGCACGGCGATGAGAAGCGCCGCCAGGATCGCGATCACGCCGCGTCCTGTCCTGGATTCGAAATCCAACCGATGCGACCGCATGATCGTCTCCTCGCTGGCGACCGAAAATGGACCGGCCCCGCGTTCGGGCGGGGCCGGCACGTTGAGAGAATGGGGGACCGAGTTCGTTCCTCTAGTTTCGCTGCAACATGCCGACGACTTCGCCGGGCTCGGGAAACCTTCCGACGTCCTTCTTCGAGAAGATCACCTTCCCGTCGACCGTCACCTCGAACACACCGCCGTGTCCCGCGATGAGCTCGGAGTCAACCCCGAGGTGCTGCTTCAGCTCGGCCGCCAAACTGGTGGCCCGGGGCTTGTAGCTTCATTCGTTGCAGTACTTGATCCGGATGTCCATGGGTGCCCTCCCGACGTGGATCGAGCCTTGACGCAGGCGATTTTCCGCCTGCCGGTCGGGCCTGTCAAGCCGGGCGCCCGGGATCCGTCGCGCGTCGCGGGCGGGGGCTGCGCACGCCCCCCTAGGCCGGCGCGAACCCCGCCACCCGCTTCGCTCTTGTTGCGATCATCCGATCGACCGAAAGGTTGCCGCCGCCCCCGATCAGGAGCGCCAGGGCCGCGAAGAAGAGCGTGAACGTGTACTCGTATCCCGCGCCGCCTTCCGGCCGCCCGGAGGAGAGGAGGAACCCGTTCTTCCAGTGGACCATCATGGTGGCGACGGCCATGTTCGCCATGATGCCGAGTGCCGCGACCCGGGTGAGGAACCCGAACGCC
This window harbors:
- a CDS encoding pitrilysin family protein, encoding MRSHRLDFESRTGRGVIAILAALLIAVPATLTAAPVHPPAKDSKAAKAAAAETPAPAAPVHQQVLDNGLRLLLQEDHSKPLVGVCLFVNGGSRTETPTLSGLSHYYEHLIFRGGSTKQKELEFRREMQRLGEESGGYTTNDYTCYGFTTPTSNIDEGIWRSVDAWMNLKLTEVKVSRERQVVMEEFNQGEDRPDYKVYYQIERLMFRDHPYKRDTIGLKDAIQNSSLATFRTFYAERYVPNQMILAVVGDFDTKAMAAKLEKAFAPYKRGKDDFELGETEAPQAEFRMGVESMKTPSTWTYVGFHMPPYSDPDAPALTVLASLLGKGTSSRLYRALKDKENLVTNIDADFEIRRDPGMFLIGGQMPPENEARVFGIVRDELRRVAMEPIPAAELSRVKSSLLYQYAFDAQTLFDRAERLALFELMADVSMEPAWPKLLESVTAEDLQRVARQYFAADLASYSVIRPEGTAGPSKQEIEAMLDPWRAGWPALASARSGAGTGTIRREVLSNGVTLVLQEDHATPVVAVSLVARGGQWIEPEGLAGVSNMAAVLLRRGAGSMSAQQISERTDALGMRLTTLGTPDYASIGWQAPAENLDKSWEIFRDVATRPTFPASEVAKVREDLIRQAKSIGDRPFELTNLEFAEALYKSSPYRNPPNGDETSIPRIQVADLKKAYQTMFAGSNLVISVAGDFDSDHVLEMARRGFGSLKKGVPVTVGEVRDEPAKEKRPVFVDKDQEQVTYNTGWLTCSVRDPDYVPLRAAVALMGDKVFFKYVYEKGVAYRSWFYMQDRMGQSSAQNEMGVTPANFDMASGGVLADINRTFGGPIPAEEMKKSIDKLLSRWYLGAQRSDQIAGRLAYFEASGLGYEFTERYPEMVRQVTPQQVLAVAKKYFDPNTYTRVAVGKEPGKGATSAAPGR
- a CDS encoding SelT/SelW/SelH family (seleno)protein, with the translated sequence MDIRIKYCNEUSYKPRATSLAAELKQHLGVDSELIAGHGGVFEVTVDGKVIFSKKDVGRFPEPGEVVGMLQRN
- a CDS encoding NAD(P)/FAD-dependent oxidoreductase, with amino-acid sequence MARQTYDAIVVGARCAGSPTAMLLARKGYKVLLVDKATFPSDTISTHLIHPPGVAALRRWGLLDRVVGTGCPPIDTYMFDFGPFRIEGKPGTPESPISYGPRRTVLDKLLLDAAAEAGAEVREEFLVEDVVREDGRVTGIRGRGKGIQSVTDHARVVVGADGRHSLVAKATKPEQYQEKPQLLAAYYTYWSGLPMNGRFEAYIRDHCSFAVWPTNDGMTLVIAGWPYSKFEENKKDVEGSYHRVIDQAPAFAERLRGARREERFVGTAVPGYFRKPYGPGWVLVGDAGYNKDFITAMGMTDAFLQAEQCASALDDSFAGTRSFDAAMGEYQASRDRHAMPIYEFTSQLASQEPPPPHVQQLFAAVSRHRESMDAFARVNSGVLSPAEFFSPENIERIFAATEDERSATRA
- a CDS encoding DoxX family protein, producing MRSIFSTTPTYWQLVLRFCLAVVFWVHGSQKVLGLYGGPGLDGFLGWMTSTGVPAPLAYLAAFAEFFGAIGMAFGFLTRVAALGIMANMAVATMMVHWKNGFLLSSGRPEGGAGYEYTFTLFFAALALLIGGGGNLSVDRMIATRAKRVAGFAPA